One genomic region from Quercus robur chromosome 4, dhQueRobu3.1, whole genome shotgun sequence encodes:
- the LOC126721825 gene encoding protein ALP1-like → MIREPDKDTPLEIRNSSRFNSYFKDCVGAIDGTHVRASVPIQIQGRFRGRKDGTTQNVLAAATFGLKFTYVLAGWEGSAHDSRVLNDALSRPRGLKIPEGKYYLGDAGYGVRKGIISPYRGVRYHLKEFSDNPPRNDKELFNLRHSSLRTSIERCFGVLKKRFRVLDAEPFWSFPTQVDVVLACCIIHNHIIGVDPLDSIMNNGLRGSPLANDSTSRRVQQSQREVQEENREWVQIRDDICRNMWEDYNAME, encoded by the exons ATGATTAGAGAGCCTGACAAAGATACACCCTTGGAGATAAGAAATAGCAGCAGGTTTAACTCCTATTTTAAG GATTGTGTGGGAGCTATTGATGGAACTCATGTTCGTGCATCTGTTCCAATTCAAATACAAGGAAGGTTTCGCGGCAGAAAGGATGGAACAACACAAAATGTCCTCGCTGCTGCTACCTTTGGCTTAAAATTCACTTATGTATTAGCTGGTTGGGAAGGAAGTGCCCATGATTCACGTGTCTTAAATGATGCACTCTCTAGGCCAAGAGGATTAAAAATTCCTGAAG gtaaatattatcttggtgATGCTGGTTATGGAGTTCGGAAAGGAATTATATCCCCTTATCGTGGTGTTCGTTACCATTTGAAAGAGTTTAGTGATAACCCGCCAAGAAATGACAAAGAATTATTCAATCTTCGCCATTCTTCTTTACGCACTAGCATTGAGCGttgttttggggttttgaaGAAACGTTTCCGTGTGTTAGATGCAGAACCTTTTTGGTCATTCCCAACACAAGTGGATGTAGTCTTAGCTTGTTGCATAATTCACAATCATATCATAGGAGTTGACCCTTTAGACTCAATTATGAACAATGGGCTTCGTGGTAGTCCACTTGCAAATGACAGTACAAGTAGAAGAGTCCAACAATCACAAAGGGAAGTccaagaagaaaatagagaatggGTTCAAATACGAGATGATATCTGTCGTAATATGTGGGAGGATTATAATGCTATGGAGTGA
- the LOC126721824 gene encoding uncharacterized protein At2g29880-like: MGNKKDTQKVKDTKTNFRWSQPMQNLLLEILADEALHGNKQSNTFKHASYAKVAEAITEKFMTECTPKHVEHRFKTLKTNWNTIALLRNKKSGFGWNDDLKMITCDRTVYDEEVEAHPNHAQFLNKKIEMFDEMALVVGKDMATGGFSKGVGDIGVEALDDSPPLVDADVDDISKKKQVDPSHVASNETRSHRKRSHATMIEDVVYQDLSIQLGKVASAIEKISENQLNFGSLYEEVMKMDGFEENMLASAFDHLNGDEKQARSFMLKNDKLRRQWLQNFFDNYLNQF; this comes from the exons ATGGGAAATAAAAAGGATACTCAGAAGGTCAAGGACACCAAGACCAACTTCAGGTGGTCACAACCAATGCAGAATTTATTACTTGAGATACTTGCAGATGAGGCTCTTCATGGAAACAAGCAATCCAACACATTTAAACATGCATCATATGCTAAAGTAGCTGAAGCAATTACTGAGAAATTTATGACTGAATGTACTCCAAAGCATGTGGAACATCGCTTTAAAACACTTAAAACCAATTGGAATACAATTGCATTACTTCGTAATAAGAAAAGTGGGTTTGGATGGAATGATGATTTGAAAATGATCACCTGTGATAGGACAGTGTATGATGAAGAAGTCGAG GCACATCCAAATCATGCACAATTTCTAAACAAGAAAATTGAGATGTTTGATGAGATGGCTTTGGTTGTGGGTAAGGATATGGCTACAGGAGGTTTTTCCAAGGGAGTAGGTGATATAGGTGTAGAAGCATTGGATGACTCACCTCCGCTTGTTGATGCTGATGTTGATGACATATCCAAAAAGAAGCAAGTTGATCCCTCACATGTGGCCTCAAATGAAACAAGGTCTCACAGGAAACGAAGTCATGCTACTATGATTGAAGATGTTGTTTACCAAGATTTGTCCATACAACTTGGTAAGGTTGCTTCTGCAATAGAAAAGATTTCTGAAAATCAGCTAAATTTTGGTAGTCTTTATGAAGAAGTTATGAAGATGGatggatttgaagaaaatatgcTTGCATCTGCATTTGACCATTTGAATGGGGATGAAAAACAAGCAAGGTCATTCATGTTGAAAAATGACAAGCTCCGTAGACAATGGCTGCAGAACTTCTTTGACAACTATTTAAACCAATTTTGA
- the LOC126721429 gene encoding RING-H2 finger protein ATL68-like — protein MSTSTPPSITPPTTTNYLTNLGLGYAIAITLGFLVLLSALLLSSYLCCRVSRSRRSQNHHNNINNNTNNINEEGIIVPRIIFVAEDEDEDQRDDENAVVGLDQNVINSYPKFQYTRSVGGNTNNTTCSICLCEYKEAEMLRMMPECRHYFHLLCIDAWLKLNGSCPVCRNSPLPTPLSTPLSEVVPLSQYAADRRRRR, from the coding sequence ATGTCCACCTCCACTCCCCCCAGCATCACTCCCCCAACTACCACAAACTACCTCACCAACCTCGGCCTCGGCTACGCCATCGCCATCACTCTCGGCTTCCTCGTACTACTCTCTGCTCTCCTCCTCTCCTCCTACCTCTGCTGCCGTGTCTCTCGCTCTCGCCGCTCTCAAAACCACCACAACAAtatcaacaacaacaccaacaaCATCAACGAAGAAGGTATTATTGTCCCTCGCATAATCTTTGTCGCCGAGGATGAAGACGAAGACCAACGCGACGACGAAAACGCCGTCGTTGGGCTCGACCAGAATGTAATTAATTCGTACCCCAAGTTTCAGTACACTAGGAGTGTTGGCGGTAATACTAATAACACGACGTGTTCGATCTGTTTGTGCGAGTACAAGGAAGCCGAGATGCTGAGGATGATGCCTGAGTGTCGCCACTACTTTCACTTGCTGTGCATCGATGCTTGGTTGAAGCTAAATGGGTCGTGCCCGGTTTGTCGAAACTCGCCGCTGCCAACGCCGCTGTCGACGCCGCTTTCTGAAGTCGTGCCGCTGTCGCAGTACGCCGCGGATCGGAGGCGGAGGAGGTGA